A DNA window from Camelina sativa cultivar DH55 chromosome 17, Cs, whole genome shotgun sequence contains the following coding sequences:
- the LOC104754547 gene encoding serine/threonine-protein phosphatase 5 yields MMAERVVESGKATNGGGEAEKSLKDKGNEFFKAGNYLKAAALYTQAIKLDPSNATLYSNRAAAFLSLVKLSKALADADTTIKLNPQWEKGYFRKGCVLEAMEKYEDALAAFEMALQHNPKSTEVSRKIKRLGQLQKDKQRAQELETLRSNVDMAKHLESFKSEMSDTYGTEDCWKEMFAFIVETMETAVKSWHETSKVDTRVYFLLDKEKTQTDKYAPAVNIDKAFQSPDTHSNCFTYLRQYAEESFSKAACLVTPKSSISYPQVWKGQGSRKWKLGQNDGIFVQFESPSIRKVWFIPSSNEKGQTLCREPQALDIGAHEILPRIFKEKSISS; encoded by the exons ATGATGGCGGAGAGAGTGGTGGAATCAGGCAAGGCAACTAATGGTGGAGGAGAAGCGGAGAAATCTCTCAAGGACAAAGGCAACGAGTTCTTCAAAGCTGGCAACTACCTTAAAGCTGCTGCTCTCTATACCCAAGCCATCAAGCTCGATCCTTCTAACGCTactctttacag TAACCGAGCTGCTGCATTTTTGAGTCTAGTTAAACTTAGCAAAGCCTTAGCTGATGCTGACACTACCATCAAACTCAACCCTCAGTGGGAGAAG GGGTACTTCAGGAAAGGTTGTGTGCTTGAAGCCATGGAAAAATACGAAGAT GCTTTAGCTGCATTTGAAATGGCTCTGCAGCACAACCCAAAGAGCACTGAAGTTTCTAGAAAGATCAAGAGGCTCGGTCAGTTGCAGAAGGACAAACAGAGAGCTCAAGAACTCGAGACTCTGAGATCTAATGTCGACATGGCCAAGCATCTTGAAAGTTTTAAATCTGAAATG TCTGATACCTATGGAACTGAAGACTGTTGGAAAGAGATGTTTGCTTTTATTGTTGAGACAATGGAAACAGCTGTGAAGTCGTGGCACGAGACATCTAAGGTCGATACTAGAGTCTATTTCCTTCTTGACAAAGAGAAAACACAAACCGATAAGTACGCACCAGCTGTCAACATCGATAAG GCTTTTCAGTCACCTGATACGCACAGTAACTGCTTTACGTATCTGAGGCAATACGCAGAAGAGTCATTTTCCAAGGCTGCTTGCTTAGTAACACCAAAGAGTAGTATATCCTACCCACAG GTATGGAAAGGTCAAGGCTCAAGGAAATGGAAACTTGGACAAAATGATGGAATCTTTGTTCAGTTTGAATCTCCCTCTATTCGAAAAGTTTGGTTCATCCCTAGCTCAAACGAAAAGGGCCAAACTTTGTGCAG GGAACCGCAAGCTTTGGATATCGGTGCACATGAGATTCTCCCTCGCATTTTCAAGGAGAAATCGATAAGTTCGTAG